The sequence AGCTACAATAACCGCTTCAATGTCTAAAGCGCCGCAACTATCTAAACTATTGATACGAACAACTGTTTCCACCTTGCTGTAATCAAATGTTTTTAAGGCAAAATGAACTAATGTTCTAGAAGCATCCTTTTCTTTAAGAGAAACAGAATCTTCTAAATCAAACATAATGGAGTCCGCACCATATAAAGGGGCGTCTCGTAGCATAGCTGCATTGGCACCGGGAACAAACATCATTGTTCTTCTTAAGCGTTCCATGAGTCAATCTCCTTCCAGTCATAGGCTTCTACTTGTGCCGCACGGTGAACAGCCGTAATGGTTCGTGCTTTAATAGTACAGTCTAAAGCGCCTTTGTCAACTGCTTCAACACTTGCCGCTTTAACACCCAAATGCTTTAATGTTTCCTCAATGACTTTACGGATTTGTTGACCAAACTGTTTTTCAACACTGCTTTCTAATTGAACTGTAATGCCTAGAACATCACTAGGATTGACTGTCACCATGATATCACTAGATTCTAAGGAACCAGCAACAGCTGTTTGTTTAATATCCATGTTTTCACCTCATATTTTTTGGATAGGCGGCGCTGGCAGGAATGAATCCCACGGGTGTCGCGTTATTCTAAAATTAATGTAGTTTTAATTATTGACTGGGAAAATTTTGATTAAAAGTTCAGCAACAATATATAAAATACCTAAAACAATAAAGACACCAGCCATACCCAAGCCCATTAATTCAAAGGCTTGAAGGAGATAATTTATATTCATTTCTTTTTATCCTCTTTTTTTCTGTTGTATTCTTAGCTAAAGAATGACAGAAGTAAGCCACCTGCAATAACAGAAGCAATCTGTCCTGAAACATTAGCACCTACTGCGTACATCAAAACAAAGTTTTGAGGATCTTCATCGGTTGCCATCTTTTGGATAACACGACTGGACATCGGAAAAGCTGAAATCCCAGCTGCACCAATCATTGGGTTGATCTTTTCCTTACGAAAAAGATTTACAATTTTAGCAAAAACAACACCGCCGACAGAGTCCATAATGAACGCTACTAAACCAAACAAGATAATAAGTAAGGTTTGCACATTAAGAAAAAGGTCGGCCTGCATTTTTACGGAAATAGTTAAACCGAGCAAAATACTAACAATATTAACTAACTCATTTTGTGCTGTTTGCGATAGACGATCCAAAACACCACATTCACGTAAAAGATTACCAAACATTAAGAAACCGACCAGTGGCAAGGAAATTGGAGCAATAAATCCTGCTACAATAGTAATAACAATAGGAAACAGAATTTTCGTCATTTTAGAAACATTTTCTGCCTTATAAGTCATACGAATTTTACGTTCCTTTTTAGTTGTTACCAACTTAATGGCAAATGGTTGAATAATTGGTACCAAAGCCATGTAAGAATAGGCAGCAACTGTTATGGGCCCCAATAGTTTTGGTGCTAGTTGGTTAGCAACAAAGATTGATGTTGGGCCATCTGCTGCACCGATAATACCAATTGAAGCGGCTTCTTTGATGTCAAAGCCAGCCATAACAGCTACGACGACAACAAAGAAAATCCCAAATTGAGCTGCTGCACCAAAAAGTAGCATAAAAGGATTTTGAAGCAGAGGACCAAAGTCAATCATGGCACCGATTCCGATAAAAATTAAAAGCGGAAAAAGTTCTGTATTGATTCCGAATTTGAAGAGAATATCAAAGATTCCCTCTTGTTTAACGCCGTTAATAACCTGAGTTAAGACACCTGTACCGGGAAAATTCACCAAAAGTGTACCAAGCCCCATAGGTATCAACAAGGTTGGCTCATATTCTTTTCTAATCCCTAGATACATTAGAACAGCTCCGATGACCATCATAATTATTTGAGGGATAGTAATAGATGTTATTCCTGAAATTAAAGTTTCCACAAACTCACTTCCTTCTACTTAATTAAGCAATTGTAATTAAGCCATCACCAGCATTAACCGTCTGCCCCGAACTAACATGGATGGCAGAAACAGTACCTGCCTTGCCAGCAACAATTTCATTTTCCATTTTCATCGCTTCTAAAATCATCAAAGGCTGATTTTCAGAAACAGTGTCACCAACATTAACAAGAATCTTTAAAATAGTTCCAGGCATTGGAGCTGGCATCATATCACCATCAGCAGGGACTGCTGCAGCTGACGATGGTGTCTGGGGCTGTTTTTGATCTGCTGTCTCTGTGTTTTCCTTTATAGGAGCTGTAGGAGCAGGAGCGATGGGGACAGCTTCTGGTGCTGAACTTTCACTGATCTCCTCCATTTCGACTAAGTATTCTTTACCATCGATCGAGATTTTAAATTTACGCAACATTAATCAATAACCTCCTCTTTATTTCTTTTGATAAATACGTTTGACCGTTAACTGACAATCTGTTGATTCGCCAGCCGCAATACTAGCGGCAATCAATGAAACCCTTAAGCTTTCAGGATTACGCTGTAAAATTTTTTTGACAGCAAATTGACTATTTGGGTGATCTTCAGCTGCAATAGCTGTTGCAATAAGACTGACTGTTTGGTAATCGACTTCATCTGCAGGAATAAAAGCCGAAATAGGCTCCCATTCAGACTGAAAAGAATTTGCAGCCTTTTTCTTTTCAGTCTCATTGATTTTTTCAATAACCTCCTGTGATTTATTGAAAAATCGCGTAAAAATTCCCATACTCTTCCCCTTTCTTATAATATAATAATATCAAATAAAAAGTCATCTGCCCAATCAAAGTTTCTAAGTCTATTATATAATGGATTTTAAGTTTTTGGGGGATTTTTTGTGTTCTTTTTGAAGACCTTTTCAAAATGTTTTTTTTGTGTTCTTCTTAAAAAAGATCATTTAATTTTTAAGCGCTTTCATTTATACTAGTCTTAGACAAACTTAGTAACCTTCTTTTTAGATTTTGTGATGTTCATTGGGTTTTAATTAAAAAAAGGAGAGACACATTATGTTGCTAACAATTCTAGCTTATACTATGATTATTGTCTTCATGTACGTTGTCATGAAGAAGAAAATGTCGCCTTTTACGGCACTGATTATAGTTCCTTTAGTAGCTGTCATTATTGTTATCTTAACAGATTCTGCAAACTTTACAGCTGATAAAAGTTTCGTTGAATTTTTGGGAGACGATAAAATTGCCCATAATTTAACAGCTATTGGACCTATGGTATTATATGGAATCAACAATACCGCTCAAACAGGAATCATGCTTTTATTTGCCATCTTATATTTCTCATTAATGCTGGATGCAGGGCTGTTCGATCCGATTACTGAAAAAATGATTCGCTTTGCTAAGGGCGATCCGATGAAAGTTTTGATAGCTACTGCTATCGTTTCCGCTGCTGTTTCCCTTAATGGCGACGGGACCACAACTACTCTTATTTGCTGTTCTGCCTTTCTGCCAATCTATAAAAAACTCAATATGAAAATTATGAATCTTGGTGTTTTGATTATTCTTCAAAATACTATTATGAACCTGCTTCCTTGGGGCGGACCAACTGCCCGGGCTATGTCTGTTTTAAACGTTGGTTCTGAAATATTAGGCTATCTAGCACCCGGTATGATTTTATCGCTACTTTATGTCATCTTCTTCGTCGCTAGAAGTATGGGGAAAAAAGAACGCAAGCGTTTAGGTGTTACTGAATTATCTGACAAAGAAATAACAGAATTAATCACTGTTAACGATCCTGATACACTTAAAATTCGCCGACCCCAAAATTTCTGGTTTAATGGTATCTTGACACTTATCTTAATTGCTTGGTTAGTCGCCGGTTCTTTCATTTCAGCTATTGAAATGCCTTCACTTCTTCTCTTTGCATTAGGAACTTGTATCGCTTTAATGGTCAATTACCCTAATTTAAAAGAACAATCAAAACGAATCAGCGAAAACGCTGGAGATGCTGTTCAAGTGGTCATCCTTGTCTTTGCCGCAGGTATCTTCATGGGACTTTTCCAAGGTTCTGGTATGGCTGGGGCTCTAGCACAAAGCTTTACAACTATCATTCCTAAACAACTGGCTGGTTTCTGGGGCTTAGTTATCGCCTTCATCTCTGCTCCTGGGACATTTTTCCTTTCAAATGATGGCTTTTACTATGGTATTATGCCAGTTTTGGCGGAAGCTGGTGCTAAATACGGATTTGATAATGTTGCCATGGCTTTAGCTTCATTGATGGGGCAAGCTTTCCACTTATTGAGTCCATTGGTTGCCTTTATTTATCTACTTCTTCGCTTAACGGGCTTAGACATGGGCGAATGGCAAAGAGAATCTGCTAAATATGCACTGGTTGTCTTCATCATCTTTGTGGTGACAATTCTTATCGTGGGACGTCTACCATTTTATATTCCACAATAAGAAAATCACACTTATCCTAAAGAGGGTTAGGGAGCAAGTTTATTTCCTAGCTCTTTTACTTATAATGTTAATAAGAGAGCGGGGACTGACGGTTCCATAGACTTCAATAGTTTTCCCCAAGCCAAACACTATTGGCTCTAACCATCAGAATACTTTTGTCCCAGCCAATTCATTATTTATTATCTTGTAAATTAAATTATCAAAAAACGAGTCTTTTCGTCATTAATTTAGGTATAATGAAGTTATTATTAAAAATTAGGAGTTAGCCATGAACGCTTCAGTTGTAACTGCTGTAAAAAATAATTTAGATTTATCACGAAATGTTCCTTTAAAAGTTGCTTTTTACGAAGCTCTAAGGAAAACCATCATTCTTAGTGAAATTCCAGCAG comes from Streptococcus troglodytae and encodes:
- a CDS encoding sodium ion-translocating decarboxylase subunit beta; the encoded protein is METLISGITSITIPQIIMMVIGAVLMYLGIRKEYEPTLLIPMGLGTLLVNFPGTGVLTQVINGVKQEGIFDILFKFGINTELFPLLIFIGIGAMIDFGPLLQNPFMLLFGAAAQFGIFFVVVVAVMAGFDIKEAASIGIIGAADGPTSIFVANQLAPKLLGPITVAAYSYMALVPIIQPFAIKLVTTKKERKIRMTYKAENVSKMTKILFPIVITIVAGFIAPISLPLVGFLMFGNLLRECGVLDRLSQTAQNELVNIVSILLGLTISVKMQADLFLNVQTLLIILFGLVAFIMDSVGGVVFAKIVNLFRKEKINPMIGAAGISAFPMSSRVIQKMATDEDPQNFVLMYAVGANVSGQIASVIAGGLLLSFFS
- a CDS encoding acetyl-CoA carboxylase biotin carboxyl carrier protein subunit: MLRKFKISIDGKEYLVEMEEISESSAPEAVPIAPAPTAPIKENTETADQKQPQTPSSAAAVPADGDMMPAPMPGTILKILVNVGDTVSENQPLMILEAMKMENEIVAGKAGTVSAIHVSSGQTVNAGDGLITIA
- a CDS encoding CitMHS family transporter, coding for MLLTILAYTMIIVFMYVVMKKKMSPFTALIIVPLVAVIIVILTDSANFTADKSFVEFLGDDKIAHNLTAIGPMVLYGINNTAQTGIMLLFAILYFSLMLDAGLFDPITEKMIRFAKGDPMKVLIATAIVSAAVSLNGDGTTTTLICCSAFLPIYKKLNMKIMNLGVLIILQNTIMNLLPWGGPTARAMSVLNVGSEILGYLAPGMILSLLYVIFFVARSMGKKERKRLGVTELSDKEITELITVNDPDTLKIRRPQNFWFNGILTLILIAWLVAGSFISAIEMPSLLLFALGTCIALMVNYPNLKEQSKRISENAGDAVQVVILVFAAGIFMGLFQGSGMAGALAQSFTTIIPKQLAGFWGLVIAFISAPGTFFLSNDGFYYGIMPVLAEAGAKYGFDNVAMALASLMGQAFHLLSPLVAFIYLLLRLTGLDMGEWQRESAKYALVVFIIFVVTILIVGRLPFYIPQ
- the citD gene encoding citrate lyase acyl carrier protein; the encoded protein is MDIKQTAVAGSLESSDIMVTVNPSDVLGITVQLESSVEKQFGQQIRKVIEETLKHLGVKAASVEAVDKGALDCTIKARTITAVHRAAQVEAYDWKEIDSWNA
- a CDS encoding OadG-related small transporter subunit, with product MNINYLLQAFELMGLGMAGVFIVLGILYIVAELLIKIFPVNN